A stretch of Amycolatopsis balhimycina FH 1894 DNA encodes these proteins:
- a CDS encoding AfsR/SARP family transcriptional regulator, with product MKFGMLGPLEVWDGDERLHLGGPQQRALLAVLLVNANSVVSADRLIDHLWGERPPDSARRLLKGCIAGLRKALRVGRTDRLLTHPPGYLLEVLPGERDLDRFDELVETAGRLPDDPPVRAAALREALSCWRGPALDGLVPEACRAEAARLDERRLSVLEQRVDLDLRSGRYSELVAELQALVRQHPLRERLWAQLMLALHGANRQSDAVAVYRRIRRSLVEQLGVEPSATLRQAHRVVLAGTPEAAARTTRAGAPSVPAQLPAVAAGFTGRDTELAELTHLLTASRSAVPIVAVLGAPGVGKTALALRWAHAVRDRFPDGQLYVNLRGYDPGPPPAPAAALAGILAGLGVAVPDHTVDVDERAARFRTAVSGRRMLVVLDNAATVEQIRPLLPGTPSCAVVVTSRNTLPGLVALHGAHRLGLGPLPAEAAKTLLRILIGARADVEPEAAAALAEHCDRLPLALRVAAEYIAGRPADDLAVLAGELHDHRLEVLEAGGDPRAGVGAAFSWSARRLPPDASRVFRLAARFPVLDAETVAAVLGGGVCAARRVLELLATEHLVRPGADGRYVLSGLLRIYAASLDEPFRPAAHHPPTRLLQGEAPGADAGSPHPGSPYPRRNHDRDNRSIPA from the coding sequence ATGAAGTTCGGCATGCTGGGCCCGCTCGAGGTGTGGGACGGCGACGAGCGGTTGCACCTCGGCGGGCCACAGCAGCGGGCGCTGCTCGCGGTCCTGCTGGTGAACGCCAACTCGGTGGTGTCGGCCGACCGGCTGATCGACCACCTGTGGGGCGAGCGTCCACCGGACTCGGCGCGGCGCCTGCTGAAGGGGTGCATCGCGGGGCTGCGCAAGGCGCTGCGGGTCGGGCGCACGGACCGGCTGCTCACCCACCCACCCGGTTACCTGCTGGAAGTGCTGCCCGGCGAACGGGACCTCGACCGGTTCGACGAACTGGTCGAGACCGCCGGGCGGCTGCCGGACGACCCGCCGGTGCGGGCGGCGGCCCTGCGTGAGGCGCTGTCGTGCTGGCGGGGGCCCGCGCTGGACGGGCTGGTCCCGGAAGCGTGCCGGGCGGAGGCGGCCCGGCTGGACGAGCGCCGGCTGTCGGTGCTCGAACAGCGCGTCGACCTCGACCTGCGGAGCGGCCGCTACTCCGAGCTGGTGGCCGAGCTGCAGGCACTGGTCCGGCAGCACCCGCTGCGGGAACGCCTGTGGGCGCAGCTGATGCTGGCGCTGCACGGCGCCAACCGGCAGAGCGACGCCGTCGCCGTGTACCGGCGGATCCGGCGTTCGCTCGTCGAGCAGCTCGGGGTCGAGCCGAGTGCGACGCTCCGGCAGGCACACCGCGTCGTGCTGGCCGGGACGCCGGAAGCGGCGGCGCGGACCACGCGTGCCGGGGCGCCGTCGGTGCCCGCGCAGCTGCCCGCGGTGGCCGCCGGGTTCACCGGACGCGACACCGAGCTGGCCGAGCTGACGCACCTGCTCACCGCGTCCCGCTCGGCGGTGCCGATCGTCGCCGTGCTGGGTGCCCCGGGCGTCGGCAAGACCGCGCTCGCCCTGCGCTGGGCGCACGCCGTCCGCGACCGGTTCCCGGACGGGCAGCTGTACGTGAACCTGCGGGGCTACGACCCCGGCCCGCCGCCGGCGCCGGCGGCCGCGCTGGCGGGGATCCTGGCCGGGCTCGGCGTCGCGGTGCCGGACCACACCGTCGACGTCGACGAGCGGGCCGCCCGGTTCCGCACCGCGGTGTCCGGCCGCCGGATGCTGGTCGTCCTCGACAACGCGGCCACGGTCGAGCAGATCCGCCCGCTGCTGCCCGGCACGCCGTCCTGTGCGGTGGTCGTGACGAGCCGGAACACGCTCCCGGGGCTGGTCGCGCTCCACGGCGCGCACCGGCTCGGGCTCGGCCCGCTCCCCGCCGAAGCCGCGAAAACCCTGCTGCGCATCCTGATCGGCGCGCGGGCCGACGTCGAGCCAGAGGCCGCGGCGGCGCTGGCCGAGCACTGCGACCGGTTGCCGCTCGCGTTGCGGGTCGCCGCCGAATACATCGCCGGACGGCCGGCCGACGACCTCGCCGTTCTCGCCGGCGAGCTCCACGACCACCGGCTCGAGGTGCTGGAAGCCGGCGGCGATCCGCGGGCCGGCGTGGGAGCGGCGTTCTCCTGGTCCGCCCGGCGGCTCCCGCCCGACGCGAGCCGCGTGTTCCGGCTGGCCGCGCGGTTTCCCGTGCTGGACGCGGAAACGGTGGCCGCGGTGCTCGGCGGCGGGGTCTGCGCGGCCCGCCGCGTCCTGGAACTGCTCGCCACCGAGCACCTCGTCCGGCCCGGCGCGGACGGCCGGTACGTCCTTTCCGGACTGCTCCGGATCTACGCCGCGAGCCTCGACGAGCCCTTCCGACCGGCTGCCCACCATCCGCCGACCCGCCTGCTCCAGGGTGAAGCCCCGGGTGCGGACGCCGGGTCCCCTCACCCCGGCTCCCCTTATCCACGGAGAAACCATGACCGCGACAACCGCTCCATCCCTGCGTGA
- a CDS encoding DUF3616 domain-containing protein: MERWKNVKPAPFPERNGKFPFNASGVVRVGARRFVFVDNKDPASLFEMKFDAEFREVERIHRRRLTGVDSGSLRDPEGLTRVDRDGEIFLVVSSSLCVENGHRICDGLVRVRYRPDGDLPAEPMAGFRDWLLAREPALAAAGLLAPDAGGLNVEGLAWDAGALLFGLRGPAVAGGVTLVEIPVDAAGARWTTESLGRPTVVHARLPHPAVVQGVRDLSADARTGGFLLLLGRSTSDGDAPFRLGTWTRGDDRVELLDITFHRTAKPEGVTPFSAGGEQRILVVDDAGGYAVL, encoded by the coding sequence GTGGAACGGTGGAAGAACGTCAAGCCGGCACCGTTTCCCGAACGGAACGGGAAATTTCCGTTCAACGCCTCGGGAGTCGTGCGCGTGGGCGCCCGGCGGTTCGTTTTCGTCGACAACAAAGACCCGGCTTCGTTGTTCGAAATGAAGTTCGACGCCGAGTTCCGCGAGGTCGAGCGGATTCACCGGCGCCGGCTGACCGGCGTGGACTCCGGAAGCCTGCGGGATCCGGAAGGGCTCACGCGGGTCGACCGGGACGGGGAGATCTTCCTCGTCGTCTCTTCCTCCTTGTGCGTCGAGAACGGGCACCGGATCTGCGACGGCCTGGTCCGCGTCCGCTACCGTCCCGACGGCGACCTGCCCGCCGAGCCGATGGCCGGGTTCCGCGACTGGCTGCTCGCGCGCGAACCCGCCCTGGCCGCGGCCGGCCTGCTGGCGCCGGACGCGGGTGGGCTGAACGTGGAGGGCCTCGCCTGGGACGCGGGCGCGCTGCTGTTCGGCCTGCGGGGACCCGCCGTGGCCGGAGGGGTCACCCTGGTCGAGATCCCCGTCGATGCCGCCGGCGCCCGGTGGACGACCGAGTCGCTGGGACGTCCCACCGTCGTGCACGCACGCCTTCCCCACCCGGCCGTGGTCCAAGGCGTCCGCGACCTTTCCGCCGACGCGCGGACCGGCGGCTTCCTGCTGCTGCTCGGGCGATCCACCAGCGACGGCGACGCGCCGTTCCGGCTCGGCACGTGGACGCGCGGCGACGACCGGGTGGAGCTGCTCGACATCACCTTCCACCGGACCGCGAAGCCGGAGGGTGTCACACCGTTTTCGGCCGGCGGCGAGCAGCGGATCCTCGTCGTCGACGACGCCGGCGGCTACGCGGTCCTGTGA
- a CDS encoding FAD-binding oxidoreductase codes for MNDQSLTADLRRLLAGRVSDDPAALAAHESDYGQVVHRRPAVVVHPDGPADVAATLRYATKHGIPVSPRGTGHSLRGQSTNDGGVVLDLTRLDDLDIDPGARRFRAGPGTRWRSVVAEASPHRLTPPALTGYPHVTVGGTHSACGWGEGSFRYGAQVDNCTDLEVVTGAGDRLRCDPDREPELFGHVLGGMGQFAVITEVTHRLRSFGPVARTYPLTYDTPEDLLADLDRMVAAGSPLHNLECTGAPAPDGRWRYRVLATIEAGTPPASCPVTGLAGRRGTPSDQPTARFLAREQTPETPVVAGVAQPWVAVFLPWSRVLSFLDLVHRVGKALFAGTEAPVRLWPARRAMTATPMFRVPGSEEQLVMVGLFPTLRATALPAALALLSRISDRALELGGTRHLATWVHLDLPRWRLHFGDEWPAVNELKHRYDPAGILNPGFIEYEPSPVVSAAR; via the coding sequence ATGAACGACCAGTCACTGACGGCCGACCTGCGCAGGCTTCTCGCCGGCCGGGTCTCGGACGACCCGGCGGCACTGGCGGCCCACGAGAGCGACTACGGCCAGGTCGTGCACCGCCGTCCGGCCGTGGTGGTCCACCCGGACGGACCCGCGGACGTCGCGGCCACCCTCCGCTACGCCACGAAGCACGGCATTCCCGTGTCGCCGCGCGGCACCGGGCACTCGCTGCGCGGGCAGTCCACCAACGACGGCGGCGTCGTGCTGGACCTCACCCGGCTGGACGACCTGGACATCGACCCCGGTGCCCGCCGGTTCCGGGCCGGCCCCGGGACGCGGTGGCGCTCGGTCGTCGCCGAAGCGAGCCCGCACCGGCTCACGCCGCCCGCGTTGACCGGCTACCCCCACGTCACGGTCGGCGGCACGCATTCCGCGTGCGGCTGGGGAGAAGGGTCGTTCCGGTACGGCGCCCAGGTGGACAACTGCACCGACCTGGAGGTCGTGACCGGCGCGGGCGACCGGCTGCGGTGCGACCCGGACCGCGAACCCGAGCTGTTCGGGCACGTCCTCGGCGGGATGGGGCAGTTCGCCGTGATCACCGAGGTGACGCACCGGCTGCGGTCGTTCGGGCCGGTGGCGCGGACCTACCCGCTGACCTACGACACGCCCGAGGACCTGCTGGCCGACCTGGACCGCATGGTGGCCGCCGGCTCGCCCCTGCACAATCTGGAGTGCACCGGCGCGCCGGCACCCGACGGCCGGTGGCGTTACCGGGTGCTGGCCACGATCGAGGCCGGGACACCCCCGGCCAGCTGCCCCGTCACCGGGCTGGCCGGGCGCCGGGGCACGCCGTCCGACCAGCCCACCGCCCGGTTCCTGGCCCGCGAGCAGACCCCGGAAACCCCCGTCGTCGCGGGAGTGGCTCAGCCGTGGGTGGCGGTCTTCCTGCCGTGGTCGCGGGTACTGTCCTTTTTGGACCTCGTGCACCGGGTGGGCAAGGCGCTGTTCGCCGGCACCGAGGCACCGGTCCGGTTGTGGCCCGCCCGGCGGGCGATGACGGCCACCCCGATGTTCCGGGTCCCCGGCAGCGAAGAGCAGCTCGTCATGGTCGGCCTGTTCCCCACCCTCCGCGCCACCGCGCTGCCCGCCGCGCTGGCCCTGCTCAGCAGGATCAGCGACCGGGCGCTGGAGCTGGGCGGCACCCGCCACCTGGCCACCTGGGTGCACCTCGACCTGCCGCGCTGGCGGCTGCACTTCGGCGACGAGTGGCCGGCGGTGAACGAACTGAAGCACCGCTACGACCCGGCCGGGATCCTGAACCCCGGCTTCATCGAGTACGAGCCCTCACCGGTGGTCTCTGCTGCGAGGTAG
- a CDS encoding LLM class flavin-dependent oxidoreductase: MTVPLSVLDLALLGTESASADALRDTTEVARRADELGYHRFWVAEHHNARSVASTSPAVLAAHLAAVTSRIRVGSGGVMLPNHPALVVAEQFAMLEALHPGRIDLGIGRAPGTDPVTASMLRRAPAALTDAEFPRYLQDLLGLLGDPRTSEGVWDRFAATPVARSAPSVLLLGSSDFSARLAARLGLPYAYAHHFSTGATLPALRLYRETFVPSAVLAEPYVIVTINVLTAATDDEADRLAVPHRMRVLEMLTGRSEQLLLSPEAAAAHPHVDKARRLPINLITGAPDTVAAGLATLAGETAADELMVITESAEVATRVRSFELLAEAWSRAGLPVLR; encoded by the coding sequence ATGACCGTTCCGCTGTCCGTGCTCGACCTCGCCCTCCTCGGCACCGAGTCGGCCAGCGCCGACGCGCTGCGGGACACGACCGAGGTCGCCCGCCGCGCCGACGAGCTCGGCTACCACCGCTTCTGGGTTGCCGAACACCACAACGCCCGCAGCGTGGCGAGCACGTCGCCCGCGGTGCTCGCCGCGCACCTGGCGGCCGTGACGTCGCGGATCCGGGTCGGGTCCGGCGGTGTGATGCTGCCCAACCACCCCGCGCTCGTCGTCGCCGAGCAGTTCGCGATGCTGGAGGCCCTGCACCCCGGGCGGATCGACCTGGGGATCGGCCGGGCACCCGGCACCGACCCGGTCACCGCGTCGATGCTGCGCCGGGCACCGGCCGCGCTGACCGACGCCGAGTTTCCCCGGTACCTGCAGGACCTGCTGGGACTGCTCGGTGACCCGCGGACGAGCGAGGGCGTCTGGGACCGGTTCGCCGCCACTCCGGTGGCCCGCTCCGCACCGAGCGTCCTGCTGCTGGGGTCGAGCGACTTCAGCGCCCGGCTCGCGGCGCGGCTCGGCCTGCCCTACGCCTACGCCCACCACTTCAGCACCGGCGCCACGTTGCCCGCGCTCCGGCTCTACCGCGAGACGTTCGTCCCGTCGGCGGTCCTCGCCGAGCCGTACGTGATCGTCACGATCAACGTCCTCACCGCGGCCACGGACGACGAGGCCGACAGGCTGGCTGTCCCGCACCGGATGCGCGTGCTGGAGATGCTGACCGGCCGGTCGGAGCAACTGCTGCTCAGTCCCGAGGCGGCCGCGGCACACCCGCACGTGGACAAGGCGCGCCGGCTGCCGATCAACCTGATCACGGGCGCGCCGGACACGGTCGCCGCCGGCCTCGCCACACTCGCCGGTGAAACCGCGGCCGACGAGCTGATGGTGATCACCGAGTCGGCGGAGGTCGCCACGCGGGTGCGGAGTTTCGAGCTGCTGGCGGAGGCGTGGTCGCGGGCGGGCTTGCCAGTGCTGCGCTGA
- a CDS encoding CotH kinase family protein, with product MSIQEQQALDSLYDVDNVLTINIVMPAADWEAVRTEQPAGGVCNFDWAGGSRYTWRKATSVELSGTKFPASTSFADVGIKKKSFCGSISSGKPCLHIDFGKFLDTNKAPVQKLIGSRYITLNNSVQDLSYVRQLLGYKLFELAGLPHSRGNFAKVLVNGTPIGQGEAGVGSPGVFVNVEPIMPRYIERNFGAAKGNLYELEHKDDFVDGRFSFIGVESLSAFEDKADLRFAIDHIAAHGLAGASEVFDLDQFIRLYAMEFLLKHWDGYSRNTNNTYVYNDVNAVAKPGVNDVKFKMIPWGLDQTLQPGRHFRIDTAGLIAKLVRDDPGRRAQLIDRIRGYRDTVFGYKTQQEVLKPLLDRMGTVLTGLGVPDMPTQLTTVRKQLRLATSAGYLCGGLPGTDGAYVREDLTNECLHASGSETLPAPDAGSFEVVHRLRPAGVDDADLWCFAPLGTGQSLGSKASGRFLHATTTTSGQGHELLCTRAADDAEHAEEFTVAPIDPPDDEFTYSGYFTLKSVRTGLGAAFGTDPTPGGKARVHQDPTPSNLYFS from the coding sequence ATGAGCATCCAGGAGCAGCAGGCACTCGATTCCCTTTACGACGTCGACAATGTCCTGACGATCAATATCGTGATGCCGGCCGCGGACTGGGAAGCGGTGCGCACCGAGCAGCCGGCGGGTGGGGTGTGCAACTTCGACTGGGCCGGCGGCAGCCGTTACACCTGGCGCAAGGCGACGTCGGTGGAGCTGTCCGGGACGAAGTTCCCGGCGAGCACGTCGTTCGCGGACGTCGGGATCAAGAAGAAGTCCTTCTGCGGCTCGATCAGCAGCGGCAAGCCGTGCCTGCACATCGACTTCGGGAAGTTCCTCGACACCAACAAGGCGCCGGTCCAGAAGCTGATCGGGTCGCGTTACATCACGCTCAACAACTCGGTCCAGGACCTCTCCTACGTCCGCCAGCTGCTCGGCTACAAGCTGTTCGAGCTGGCCGGCCTGCCCCATTCCCGCGGCAATTTCGCCAAGGTGCTCGTGAACGGCACGCCGATCGGCCAGGGCGAGGCCGGCGTCGGCAGCCCCGGCGTCTTCGTGAACGTCGAGCCGATCATGCCCCGCTACATCGAGCGCAACTTCGGCGCCGCGAAGGGGAACCTGTACGAGCTCGAACACAAGGACGATTTCGTCGACGGCCGGTTCTCGTTCATCGGGGTGGAGTCGCTCTCGGCGTTCGAGGACAAGGCCGACCTGCGGTTCGCCATCGACCACATCGCCGCGCACGGACTGGCCGGGGCGAGCGAGGTCTTCGACCTCGACCAGTTCATCCGGCTCTACGCGATGGAGTTCCTCCTCAAGCACTGGGACGGCTATTCCCGGAACACCAACAACACGTACGTGTACAACGATGTGAACGCCGTCGCGAAGCCCGGCGTGAACGACGTCAAGTTCAAGATGATCCCGTGGGGGCTGGACCAGACCCTGCAGCCCGGCCGGCACTTCCGGATCGACACCGCCGGGCTGATCGCCAAGCTCGTGCGCGACGACCCGGGCCGGCGCGCGCAGCTGATCGACCGGATCCGCGGCTACCGGGACACCGTGTTCGGCTACAAGACCCAGCAGGAGGTCCTGAAGCCGTTGCTCGACCGGATGGGCACGGTGCTGACCGGGCTCGGCGTGCCCGACATGCCCACGCAGCTCACCACGGTGCGGAAGCAGCTCCGGCTCGCCACTTCCGCCGGTTACCTGTGCGGCGGCCTGCCGGGCACCGACGGCGCCTACGTCCGCGAGGACCTCACCAACGAGTGCCTGCACGCCAGCGGGAGCGAAACCCTGCCCGCGCCCGACGCCGGGAGCTTCGAGGTCGTCCACCGCCTCCGGCCGGCCGGCGTCGACGACGCGGATCTGTGGTGCTTCGCCCCGCTCGGCACCGGGCAGTCGCTCGGCAGCAAGGCGTCCGGCCGGTTCCTGCACGCGACCACGACGACGTCGGGCCAAGGCCACGAACTGCTGTGCACGCGGGCGGCGGACGACGCCGAGCACGCCGAGGAATTCACGGTGGCGCCGATCGACCCGCCCGACGACGAATTCACCTACAGCGGCTACTTCACGTTGAAGAGCGTCCGGACCGGCCTGGGCGCGGCTTTCGGGACGGACCCCACGCCCGGCGGAAAAGCGCGGGTCCACCAGGACCCCACGCCGTCGAACCTGTACTTCTCCTGA
- a CDS encoding type 2 lanthipeptide synthetase LanM family protein: MLTEQWYRGLSLAERLPAGAPADPERGARRLARWRRQRPFDSGDWLARRLAADGITEADLAAVLGEDDAALRTRLDRPAWLADVAAFAEPPAPGDGAADGFLALAEPLVRHACAEVTAAATELAAAGGPLDPARSADLLRAHLLPTLPTMVERTLALELNVARLRGETAGDTPQARYRSFVRRLREPATVEALFAEYPLLGRLLAEHVRRLTAVHVEFLRRLTADWPDIRKLFSRTDPGLLSTVEANLGDRHRGGRAVLVAGFSGGFRLVYKPKSLAVDTHFQELLEWLGTVVPGLGLRTLAVLDRGEYGWTEFCARTTCRSEEEVARFYRRLGAYLALMYGLGGTDMHYENLIAAGEHPVVVDLESLFQPNMAVQSEIPLGGPTASLDSVLRVGLLPQRSWGHTGAPGLDLSGLGYQENQLSPRASQYWAETGTDRMRTDRKRMATSGGHNRPTLRDAEVDVLDYAEELVDGFRDTYRGLLAHRAELLAPDGPLARFAADEIRVIVRPTHIYSLLLRESFHPDLLRDGLDRDRFFDKLWVSVDDFPYLGRVIAAERADLWRGDVPIFVTTPDSVDVRTSAGERVAGFLERPSMEVARERIERLSAADLDWQTWIVRGSLTSLALGDGTAGPATYGGRLVPGIAGAADYLAAARAVGNRLEKLAVRRGDDLYWLGLTAFQEQYWDLTALDVDLYGGVSGIVLFLAYLGHVTGEDRYTALAEGGLSTVRRLARRGSVHTGQIGAFSGLGSPVYLFTHLGVLWDRPALFDEAQELAAGVAGLVDADTQLDVLGGAAGCIGALAALHRHRPDGGLVDAIVRCGDHLLATALPAGDTLGWPSPMADRPLTGFAHGAAGVGWALATAAELGAGQRFADAAGRAIGYERARFLPDRGNWPDLRADDPSAGMTAWCHGAVGIGLGRLALPGPADPERSAEIAVATAAALATGFGANHSLCHGDFGSLDLLLAAGHDEAADRGAAVLASIDRHGWRCGVPTGAETPGLMAGLAGIGYGLLRAADPAHVPSVLALEPPRP; the protein is encoded by the coding sequence GTGCTGACCGAACAGTGGTATCGCGGGTTGTCGCTGGCCGAGCGGTTGCCCGCCGGCGCCCCGGCGGATCCGGAACGCGGGGCCCGGCGGCTGGCGCGGTGGCGGCGGCAGCGCCCGTTCGACTCCGGCGACTGGCTGGCCAGGCGGCTGGCGGCCGACGGGATCACCGAAGCCGACCTCGCCGCGGTCCTCGGAGAGGACGACGCCGCGCTGCGCACCCGGCTGGACCGGCCGGCCTGGCTGGCCGACGTCGCCGCGTTCGCGGAGCCGCCGGCACCCGGCGACGGCGCGGCGGATGGGTTCCTCGCCCTGGCCGAGCCCCTGGTGCGGCACGCCTGCGCCGAGGTGACGGCGGCCGCGACCGAGCTGGCCGCCGCCGGTGGCCCCCTCGACCCGGCGCGCTCGGCGGATCTGCTGCGCGCGCACCTGCTGCCGACGTTGCCCACCATGGTCGAACGGACACTGGCGCTCGAACTGAACGTGGCGCGGCTGCGCGGGGAAACGGCGGGCGACACGCCGCAAGCGCGTTACCGCAGCTTCGTGCGGCGCCTGCGCGAGCCGGCCACCGTCGAGGCGTTGTTCGCCGAGTACCCCTTGCTCGGCAGGCTGCTGGCCGAGCACGTGCGACGGCTGACCGCGGTGCACGTGGAGTTCCTGCGCCGGCTCACCGCGGACTGGCCGGACATCCGGAAGCTGTTCTCCCGCACCGATCCCGGCCTGCTGTCCACTGTGGAGGCCAACCTGGGCGACCGGCACCGCGGCGGCCGGGCCGTGCTGGTCGCGGGCTTCTCCGGCGGGTTCCGGCTGGTGTACAAGCCGAAGTCCCTGGCGGTGGACACACACTTCCAGGAGCTTCTCGAGTGGCTCGGCACCGTCGTGCCCGGCCTCGGGCTGCGCACGCTCGCGGTGCTGGACCGCGGCGAGTACGGCTGGACCGAGTTCTGCGCGCGGACGACGTGCCGCTCCGAGGAGGAGGTGGCGCGCTTCTACCGCAGGCTGGGCGCCTACCTCGCGTTGATGTACGGGCTCGGCGGCACGGACATGCACTACGAGAACCTCATCGCGGCGGGGGAGCACCCGGTGGTGGTCGACCTCGAGTCGCTGTTCCAGCCCAACATGGCCGTCCAGTCGGAGATCCCGCTCGGCGGCCCGACGGCGTCGCTCGACTCCGTGCTGCGCGTCGGCCTGCTGCCGCAGCGGTCCTGGGGCCACACCGGCGCGCCCGGCCTCGACCTGTCCGGCCTCGGCTACCAGGAGAACCAGCTGTCGCCGCGCGCGTCGCAGTACTGGGCGGAGACGGGCACCGACCGGATGCGCACCGACCGCAAGCGCATGGCCACCTCCGGCGGGCACAACCGGCCGACCCTGCGGGACGCCGAGGTCGACGTGCTCGACTACGCCGAGGAGCTCGTCGACGGCTTCCGTGACACCTACCGCGGGCTCCTGGCGCACCGCGCGGAACTGCTGGCCCCGGACGGCCCGCTGGCGCGGTTCGCGGCGGACGAGATCCGGGTCATCGTGCGCCCCACCCACATCTACAGCCTGCTGCTGCGGGAAAGCTTCCACCCCGACCTGCTCCGGGACGGCCTCGACCGCGACCGGTTCTTCGACAAGCTGTGGGTGTCGGTCGACGACTTCCCCTACCTCGGCCGGGTGATCGCCGCGGAGCGCGCCGACCTGTGGCGTGGTGACGTGCCGATCTTCGTCACCACCCCGGACTCGGTCGACGTCCGGACCAGCGCGGGGGAGCGGGTGGCCGGGTTCCTGGAGCGGCCGAGCATGGAGGTGGCGCGGGAGCGCATCGAACGGCTCTCGGCGGCGGACCTCGACTGGCAGACCTGGATCGTCCGCGGCTCGCTCACCTCGCTCGCCCTGGGCGACGGCACCGCCGGTCCCGCGACCTATGGCGGCCGGCTCGTGCCCGGCATCGCCGGGGCGGCCGACTACCTCGCCGCGGCGCGGGCCGTCGGAAACCGGCTGGAGAAGCTCGCCGTCCGGCGCGGCGACGACCTGTACTGGCTCGGCCTCACCGCGTTCCAGGAGCAGTACTGGGACCTGACCGCCCTCGACGTCGACCTCTACGGCGGCGTCTCCGGCATCGTCCTGTTCCTCGCCTACCTCGGCCACGTCACCGGCGAGGACCGGTACACGGCGCTGGCCGAAGGCGGGCTGTCGACGGTGCGGCGGCTGGCCCGCCGCGGGAGTGTCCACACCGGACAGATCGGCGCCTTCTCCGGGCTGGGCAGTCCCGTCTACCTGTTCACCCACCTCGGTGTCCTGTGGGACCGGCCGGCGCTGTTCGACGAGGCACAGGAGCTCGCGGCCGGCGTGGCGGGGCTGGTCGACGCGGACACGCAGCTCGACGTGCTGGGTGGTGCGGCCGGCTGCATCGGCGCCTTGGCCGCGTTGCACCGCCACCGGCCGGACGGCGGTCTCGTCGACGCCATCGTGCGCTGCGGTGACCACCTGCTGGCGACCGCGCTCCCGGCGGGCGACACGCTCGGCTGGCCCTCGCCGATGGCCGACCGGCCGCTGACCGGCTTCGCCCACGGCGCGGCCGGTGTCGGCTGGGCCCTCGCGACCGCCGCCGAACTCGGCGCGGGACAGCGGTTCGCCGACGCCGCGGGCCGCGCGATCGGCTACGAACGGGCGCGGTTCCTGCCGGACCGGGGAAACTGGCCGGACCTGCGGGCCGACGACCCTTCGGCGGGCATGACGGCGTGGTGCCACGGCGCCGTCGGAATCGGGCTCGGCCGGCTGGCCCTGCCCGGCCCGGCGGACCCGGAACGCTCCGCCGAGATCGCCGTCGCGACGGCGGCGGCGCTCGCCACCGGGTTCGGCGCCAACCACAGCCTGTGCCACGGCGACTTCGGCAGCCTCGATCTCCTGCTGGCAGCCGGGCACGACGAGGCGGCCGACCGCGGCGCCGCCGTCCTCGCGAGCATCGACCGGCACGGCTGGCGCTGCGGCGTCCCGACGGGCGCGGAGACACCGGGGCTGATGGCCGGGCTGGCCGGCATCGGCTACGGCCTGCTGCGCGCCGCCGACCCGGCGCACGTCCCGTCCGTCCTCGCCCTCGAACCACCCAGACCTTGA